In Methanobacterium sp., a single window of DNA contains:
- a CDS encoding proteasome-activating nucleotidase: MEKTSQNILKKIEDLKKEIKILKEDNAKTKRNLMWKVRKLEKDKLLIENEKMRLDREVKSLRGEIERFRSPPLVIATVTEVLDEGKVVVKSSTGPHFVIGYSRFLDENSLEPGARVALNQQTFSIVSVLPSEKDPLVTGMEVEEKPDVSYAQIGGLEEQIVEIKETVELPLKKPDLFTDIGIEPPKGVLLYGPPGTGKTLLAKAVAHETNATFIKIVASEFVKKYIGEGARLVRGVFELAKEKAPSIIFIDEIDAIAAKRLKSSTSGDREVQRTLMQLLAEMDGFEGRGNVGIVAATNRPDILDPALLRPGRFDRFIEVSIPNEDGRKEILKIHTKNMTLDEDFDIDLVSSLSEGASGADLKAICTEAGMFAIREERPVVNMNDFLDAVDKIIGMERDDEIRKEAGVMYG, from the coding sequence ATGGAAAAAACATCACAAAATATCTTAAAAAAAATAGAAGACCTTAAAAAGGAGATTAAAATCCTTAAAGAGGATAATGCCAAAACCAAAAGGAATTTAATGTGGAAGGTCAGAAAACTGGAAAAAGACAAACTTCTAATTGAAAATGAGAAGATGAGATTGGACCGTGAAGTTAAATCCCTCCGGGGGGAAATTGAAAGGTTCAGATCACCACCACTAGTAATTGCTACTGTAACTGAAGTTTTAGATGAAGGCAAGGTAGTGGTGAAAAGCAGTACCGGACCCCACTTTGTAATTGGTTATTCCCGTTTCTTAGACGAAAATTCACTGGAACCTGGAGCTAGAGTGGCTCTAAACCAGCAGACATTCAGCATAGTCAGTGTTTTACCATCCGAAAAGGACCCCCTTGTAACTGGTATGGAAGTTGAAGAGAAACCAGATGTAAGTTACGCGCAAATAGGCGGACTCGAAGAACAAATAGTGGAGATTAAAGAGACTGTCGAGCTCCCACTTAAAAAACCAGATTTATTCACAGATATAGGTATCGAACCACCAAAGGGAGTTCTTCTTTACGGACCTCCTGGTACCGGTAAAACCTTACTGGCCAAAGCAGTGGCCCACGAAACAAATGCTACATTTATTAAGATTGTAGCCTCTGAATTCGTTAAAAAATATATTGGAGAGGGAGCCAGACTTGTTCGAGGAGTTTTCGAATTAGCTAAAGAAAAAGCCCCCAGTATAATTTTCATCGATGAGATCGACGCCATTGCCGCCAAGAGGCTGAAAAGTTCTACCAGCGGTGACCGTGAAGTTCAAAGAACACTCATGCAATTATTAGCAGAAATGGATGGGTTTGAAGGAAGAGGAAATGTGGGAATAGTGGCCGCCACCAACCGGCCGGATATCTTGGATCCGGCATTACTGCGACCTGGACGATTCGACCGATTTATCGAAGTATCAATTCCTAATGAAGATGGTAGAAAAGAGATTCTCAAGATCCACACCAAAAATATGACTCTTGATGAAGATTTCGACATCGATCTTGTTTCCAGCCTAAGTGAAGGTGCTTCCGGAGCTGATCTAAAAGCAATCTGTACAGAAGCGGGTATGTTCGCAATAAGGGAAGAAAGACCCGTTGTGAATATGAATGACTTCCTAGATGCTGTTGATAAAATAATAGGCATGGAACGCGACGATGAAATACGAAAAGAAGCTGGAGTAATGTACGGATAG
- a CDS encoding TIGR00270 family protein, translating into MRCEICGKKVIGKPVRTKIENSIMSTCNECSKFGTIQREPPKPNRGPASRVSAGRRRTFRSQEPTHEVIEDYHKVIRDAREKKGWSREDLGEHIYEKVSVINRLESGKMVPDLKLARKLEKSLKITLLEKTEEAQLDESNSLNRRKATIGDIVRIKKVK; encoded by the coding sequence ATGAGATGCGAGATATGCGGAAAAAAGGTTATTGGAAAACCAGTAAGAACAAAAATTGAAAATTCTATCATGTCAACATGTAATGAATGTTCTAAATTCGGCACAATACAACGAGAACCTCCAAAACCCAATCGAGGCCCAGCTAGCCGGGTTTCTGCGGGCCGAAGACGAACATTCAGATCTCAGGAGCCAACCCACGAAGTTATTGAAGACTATCATAAGGTCATCAGGGATGCTCGGGAAAAAAAAGGTTGGTCCAGGGAAGATCTGGGTGAACATATATACGAAAAAGTTTCGGTTATCAACCGTCTGGAATCAGGAAAAATGGTTCCAGATCTGAAACTAGCAAGGAAGCTCGAAAAAAGTTTAAAGATTACCCTACTGGAAAAAACAGAAGAAGCACAACTCGACGAATCAAATTCTTTAAATAGGCGAAAAGCCACAATTGGTGATATTGTACGGATAAAAAAGGTTAAATAA
- a CDS encoding DUF356 domain-containing protein, with the protein MALILIRAESQAKILNSLADIERHAKLKITGKPRIMDSGIADEFAQEIIKDKLRSKSKNAVLVSVKEDTTHSILQIRNIHPPAHLMVISKEYPQWGELKKIYSNLPSLKGYYSAKK; encoded by the coding sequence ATGGCATTAATATTAATTCGTGCTGAAAGCCAGGCAAAAATTCTTAACAGCTTGGCAGACATCGAAAGGCACGCAAAACTTAAGATAACTGGTAAACCAAGAATTATGGATTCTGGAATAGCCGATGAATTTGCACAAGAAATCATCAAGGATAAGTTGAGATCTAAATCAAAAAATGCTGTTCTTGTTTCAGTTAAAGAGGATACAACCCACAGTATTCTCCAAATAAGGAATATACATCCCCCTGCACACTTAATGGTTATTAGTAAAGAATATCCCCAGTGGGGAGAGCTAAAAAAAATTTATAGTAATTTACCATCACTAAAGGGATATTACTCTGCTAAAAAATAG